The nucleotide sequence TGTTTAtagaagttaatttttttttttgtctttaaagaaatattctgGAATGTGATCACATCATtgagaaaacaaaatctgttacatttacaagaaattttctgcaaaaacagagaaaaaaatctgagatttattatcataaaaaagcaaaaacaagagaTTTAATTTTTGTTCCTAGAGCATATGTAAAGAAATGATCTTTCAAGTAAGCTTTATAATTAAAAACGTCCatgtcagggttctgactttttccttaataaaagagaagaaccacacaggagatgagaatgAGAATCGGTCTGTCACAGCGCGAACTGTCACGGAGGAGTTCTGCCTTCCTAGTGCATGGAGCCTCTTTTAattgaaaactgaaggttgCAAACATGAACGAGGGTCATTTAATCAGGAACtacaggaacatcatattcttgtataatcagaacttttcaggtcattgtttacttactgaaagatagaactGAGACAATCATATTATGCTGATAATAGCGTGTGAGCAAATGATAATTACGTAACTCTAACAGTCCATATAATCTGATACTTTGGACAGAATCCTGACAGGACTGTATGATGAATCCTTGGGATGCTGTATTTCACTCTGCTATTGTATTTCTGTGtaattttcattaaatattGATTTCATATCAATATGGTTGTTTGGTTATTTATCCAATTGTTGGCCCAAAATGAGGACCCTGTTTGCTGGATTTTGTTCTGGCAcataaaaacaggtaaaaaaacaggagaaaagaaGGTTCAGTTTGATGTCTtcagaaaataaactttacttTCTGAATGGTCCAAGGCATTCATCTCATGAATAATTTGTAATCTCTTTCATAATTATCTTCATAGTGAAGGAGGAGCCAGAAGTGGGAACCATCTCTCTCGTCTATCCCTCCCACTCCCATTTCCTCCCtcatttacccccccccctccccccatcccCAACCTCCATTACGAGGCACTGCAGATGAGGCCTCTTGTCTCCCGATAGTCTGCATTGGCTTtctttagccccccccccacccatcaCCACCACCTCCCTGCCTCTGGTTTGTGTGACACTGTGGTTTGTCTGACCTCCAGTAGCACGAAACTGTCAAAAGGAGGGCGTGCTACAGCACTTACCCACAAAGAACaggagaaaaaatgtatttagaaaaaaaaaaaaaatcacccccCACCTTTTCAGTTAGTTTCCATTTGCCCCACCTCAGGGGGCGCCGTGTGTAGAAGACACCAGAGGCTCACGTCCCATCTCTCCTCTGCCCAGGTCAGCACCagttattgtgtttttggacCTGGTTATTGCACTCAGGTGGAGGCACAAAGCGGGTCAGGTGGGGACAAATGCCAAACTGTGACCCAGACCCGGCTGTAGTTACCCCCCATCCTCACCCCCCTCCTGTTATCGACAGGGGTCCTCATTGTCTTTGCAGCCTCTTTGTGTCTGACAGCATACTCACCCGTCACCTCCTTCTCCATCACCCATCTGTGGGTCCTTGTGTTTGTCTCCGACTCCCCCCACCCTCAAGCTTCTTCCTCCACCCAATTTTCTTCCCTTTCCTATCTCACCCACATCCCCCGCCCCCCTCTGAAGCTCTCCCCCTGCACACAGCACTGCAGATGAGGCCTCCGCCTCCCCCACAGTCTGCCAGGCCTCTCTAGCTCTCTCCTCCAGCGTCTCCCACCTCTCCCTTCCTCCCTGCCCTCCCTCATTCCCACTCCTCACAAAGGCATAGCAACACTCACCATGTAGCCGAGGAGCCTTGCCTCCCAGGGTCCATTTCCCATGGTTTTACATCCCATTGCTCCCAAGATGGCAACTGAAACGGTTTTGGATGAGGATGCACAAACCATCAAATCTGCAGAAGATGCATCAAAGTGAACTTGAGACGCCACAAAAGTCAAATGTATCAGAGTAGCATCACCACAAACTCCACTGAGCTCTACTTTCCTCCAATAAAATCACttctttgttgtttctttaattTCTCCCAGCGTCTTCTCCTCTCCTGCATCCGTCTGTACTcgtttttagtaaaaacaatCATGGCTGCAAAGTCAAACTTTGGTACAGACccgaacagaaaaaacaaacgaaCCTTTCTTCATCCAGGTTCACGAGTTTGTCtaatgttgccatggcaactgtgGCAGACTTACATTAAGGTAACCACCCTAAATAAAACTATAACATCTGAACCAAAATATGAGCTTTTgctttcaaacataaaaaaaaatacttttgtggaTTTTGCTCAAATGTAGGTTAACATTTAACCTTTAGGATGTGCTGGGTCTCAAAAAATACGATGATAAAATGATAAAGgatcaaataaaatataaaaaacagaaaccaatACAGTCTGACCATTGAATTAGGACCAATTAAAAGTCGTGACCTGTTGATTGGTGAGATGAACCCGGATTTGAAGAGGTTGCTGGTTCAAATCTTACACGGCTGTGGGACAGAAGCCCCGCCCTAAACAGCTGCTATAGTAGAGATGCTTATTGGCCAATGGTGGACTAAAGTTCACAGgtataaatccaaaaacatCCACAAAAATAATCatagaaactggaaaaggtgaCGAAGTTTGGCAAAAACCATCTTTTGTCCCAGAAAAACTTAACTTCCTCTGCTGGAGGTTTGTTGGAGAgttctcctgtttttctgtcATTGGTCCCCAAATCCaaacgtttccatggtgatgtTTACATTTATGGGTTTAAAGCTTGGTTAATAATAACCCAAAAAGACTCAGATGTACGTCAAATTAAGAGATTCGTGGAGGTAGAGAGTATGTTATATTTTAAGAATCTATATTGTGATGGAAGAAAAGGATATAGTTCAGCGATTACTCATAGGGACGTAGCATAAAAGCAGCAGACGCTTAAATGGTTTGTGCCTCTCACTGAAGAACCAGAACAGAAGATGCAATTTTTCTCTCTCGAAAGTTACAAAAATAACTGATTGGCATaaaaatttttgcttttttaacaatAGAAGAAatgataaagcaaaaaaaaaaaacaagatttacaGACTCGTTTTACTGGATTTGATCCAACTATCCACtaaatgaacctttttttttttactgaatttgtgatttattttttcagattgtgtagttttgtttcatttttgtgacTAAAATACAGTAGTTTTGTGTATTCAAAGAAGAACAAGGGCTCTCTGCCAATTTCTCAGTTCACCAATATATACAGCGAGGATGGAAAGTTTAGGCCCCCCaggtaaaactttattttattgtgtatAAAAAAAGGCAAGGTAAGATGGAAAAATCCTTCATGAGACAttcttgttttatatatatatatatataaatatatatatatgaaggttttctttccaacatttagcttttaaaataacagaaaacaaaataatggcATGTGCAAACGTTTGGGCATCCTGCAGAAGTGATAGAATGCTCCGCCCCCTTTGGGGAAGCTGAGACCTGACAATGTCATGGATTGGTCACTATATTCATTTGCAAAGACCAGGAGAATTGAATTACTACTCtgtcttactgtaaaaaagatAGTTGTAAAATGGTCTTCATGGAAGAGTCAtcagaagaaaatgtttgaattcCAGCAGCAAAGGAAACATTTCACGAGTAAAAAGAAGAATGGATACAACAAAATCTCAGAAACACTTGGACTCCAACTTAAAGCCATCTGTGAAAAAGCGAGGTTGGCTTTACAAATGGATAATGACCCTAAACACACCTAAACATCCACGCTGGAGCACATTAGGAGGCATGAAATGAAGGTTTTGCCGTGGCCTTCCCAATCAGCTGACCTCAACAGGGTTGAAAATCTAAGGATAGACCTGAAAGGAGCATTGAGTAACTTTTGTAAAGAAGAATGAAGATGCCTCAAACAAGAGTTAAGAGATCCTTGGCTGGTTACAAAAGGCGTTACAAGCTGTGATACTTGGTGTGGGGACAGTCCAAGGTACCAACTCTCCATGGTGCCCAAACCTTTGCACACGAAAGGATTTTTCCATCTTTGCTTGGCTTTTGTTTGCACATTCAGATAACATTTCTCCTAGGGTGCCCAAACTTTCAATCCCCACTGTTACATATTTACCTAGTGAGAaccaaaatatataaatgtaaagaTTTGCTTTGTTAAAGAATCAACAGAACCTTTAAAACCATCCAAAGTGAATCTGCAGTAAATGTACGGTCACTGGTTCAGTGAGAATCACAATGACAGcactttatttttcataaatgtgtGGGTGAAAAATGAAGACGAACCAAATACACGTCACTGAACACAACCAGCTTTGCTTAAAGAacagcaacaaaataaaaaaagattctttaacCTTTGCTGCCGGTAGGGTCGTTACTGTCCAGCCCCGTGGGACAAAGACACATTAAGTTAAAAGTGGGAGAGTAGAAAGCAAGTACAGTTTGGACAGAGCTAATGAGCTAATGAGCAATACCTGCAGACTGTTCTGTTATCCAACAAGAGCTGTTTGGAATTCCCATTCCTTCAATCCgagatgatggaaaagtcaACATAAAACAAGTTCTAATaactctaaaaaacaaaaagttaatttatGTGTAGCTTTaatttgcaaagaaaaagatgagaaaacacGAGCCACCAAAGCCACACTTATTGTAAAGCATTGGGATGGAGAACAGATGAGGCTACCATACACACAggtaaaagcaaatatttaggCATACATTTACAGCAACATCTTTTCAAAGAAGTCTAAAAGACTGTACAAATTTACAGAACAAGTCTGAGAAGTACTACATGAAAATGATGGATTCTCTCATCAGCTTAAAAGCCTTTACTTCAAAACAACTCACTTTCTAGCCACATTGAAAAGCCCAGTGGCAAAATCAATGCTAAAAACTCCTCATGTAAGTTATATAAACAACAGAGAAGGCAAATAATTTCTACGTTTGTTTGGTGTGACCTCAGTTTTTGTACTTCGCCCCTCTTCTGGAAAACACCACAACCGCTTTGTGAATCTTTGAATCCTAGCTGCTCAGTCCTGCCTTCAGACGCTGTAAGATGGCTTGTGTTGAGTCGTCTCCTCTTCCTCGCTGCTTCACATCTTGAACGGATGTCCGactgaaaatcattttttggttCTTCCGTCAGTCAGACTTGCTGCTTGCCCAGCTGAGCGCCGTCTCTCCCGCTTCTTGCAGATGAGGGGACGAACTTGGGGATTATGATGGGCAGCGGATCCCTTCCTTTAAGAGCCTGTCTCTCTGAACCCGGTGTGGTTCCAAAACCATTCTCCACATGTAACTCTTCATTGTCGTCATCGTATTCATCGTCAtcttcatcatcgtcatcatcgtcatcatcagaCATGTcgtcaagatctgaaatggtCTTGGTACCCATCAGTGGCTGCTGGTTACCACAGAGACCTACCCCTTGCACTAGTCCCTTATCCCCCCGCTGGTCTTCTTCGCTATCAGAGTCGATGGCAATGGGCTCAGAAAGATCTAAAGGAGTTTTCTGTGGTAAGGTGCTGCTGATTGTCTTGTTTTGGTCCTCGCTGGCACAGTCAAGACTGGGACCAAATGGCTTTGCGTTTGTACTTTGAACACTCCTAGTTGGTTTTCCGTCCTGTCGAGTCACTCCATTGACTGCTACAGCCTCCTTGTGTCTCTTGAGAGCCTGCTCTGACACCCCCATGTGCGACTTGGATGTCCGCCGTTTGCCTTGCCTGCACTCATAAACCCCTTCGCCGACAAATGCCAGCTCATGAGTGACTTTGCTAAGTTCGTACATACTGAACCCCAGCAGCACATTTGCTTTCTGGCTTTCACATTCCTGCACGCACTTCCTCCTGTTGGAGACAAAGTGGCTTGAGACGTCAGACTTCCAAAGCCAAAGATtggatgccagtttctccacctCCTGTTGTGTTGGATATGGCGCCTTGTTAAAATACTCTGTCAGAAAGGCTTTCCTGGATTCGTATGACTGGTTCTCAAGCCCTTTGGGGTCAAGAGCCAGAACTATGGGTTCATCGGGATCTTCTACAAATGCCGAAGGACCATTGCAATCCCGGGGATGGGCTCTTTCTCCAGGAGGTCCTGGCCTTCTTCGTTTGGGTGCACTGGCATCAGAGCTGTCGAAGGCAGCGCGTTTGACGCCGCTGCTTTGAGACTGGCTGATGTGAGATGACTGAACCGACCGACTGTCCTGCCCGTTCTGGGCCTTGCCGACACCTCGACAGTGCACCAAGTGAAGCGTGATAGTTGAAGCAGTCATGTTACTTGTATAAACACCCAAACAATGAATGCACTTGTACGTCAGCTTCTTTTCTACGGGGTGAACTGTTTGGATAACTTGGTGCCTCTCTCTCAAATGGTGGGCTAAAGAGTCTGAAATTGGGCCCTTGAGGATTGAAAAGCAAAGAGGACAAAGTGTCTTTCCCACATCTCTCTTATATGGAACTGAAGTCTGTGGGGTACTCTTGACTCCTGAGTGGTCGGCATGGCCTGAAAGTGCTTTGGGAGGCTGCTGAGGCATCAGCCTCTTGCTTGCCATCAGAGAGGCAGACAGCACTGATGACGCCGAGATGGTGTTCTGAGCATGAAACGCCACCGATTCTTCTGGAGCATCCTTCATGTTGTACGTTGTGACAATCAGCTGCACATTTTTGGGGTTTCCCTGCTGCAGAGTAAGGTCGAAGGTTAGGGGAGAGTCTGTGCGAGGACCCACCTTCTCATCTGGGTGCGACAGCCGCATGTGAGCTACCATCTTCTCAACATCATTGAAGGTGGCGCGACAATGAGGGCAAGACAGGCCATGAATCAGCATGTGGTTTAACAGCGTGTCACTGGGTAGATAGCGGTTGCAGTACAGACACTTGCTGGTAAAGTTGTGGATCTTCATAATGTAATTTGCCACAGCAGGAACCTTTTCTGCCTTGTGCTCCTTCTCAAAATGAGAGCTGTACACGTTCTCTGGAAAAAGCTCGTTGCAGATAGTACATATTTTCCACTTCTGGGTGTAGGAAGTGCCCAGGACAGAAGAGCCCCCTTTCTTGGCAGTGACTGAGGCTACTGTTGTAGCTGCCGCTTGAACCCGTGACCCAAGAGGGTTGGACTTGAGTGAAGAAGAAGCACCGGCCACGAGTGGGCTCCTCAGACTTCCACCAGGAAtgagctgctttgctgcatgaGACTGTTGGGGCACTGAAACCTGGGCATTCCCCGGCAGAGTGACCTTAGTGTTTTGGTTACCCAAACAGAACGGCTGGCTCATCCGGGCCTTTAATCCCATCGCATCGTGTTTTAATCCTGACAGAAGGCTGCTCGAGCTGAAGCCCATCTTTGATGGAATTGAAGATCTACCCTGCTGAAGTGAGACAGGAGATCTTGTGGATGCCATAACCGCTCCTTTAGGGCCCATCCCGATGATTGTCTTGTCTCCTTGGCTTTTGGGAGGGAACATAACGATGGGCTTGGGTCGTGGAATTATCACACTGGTGTGCCCAATCATCGCAGTGACTTGGTAGCCAATCCTCTCGTGGTCCTCGATGACGTGCTGAACCAGCGCTTCATAGGTCCGAGGAACAAACAGACACTTCTTGCAGTGAATCTGGTTACTGGTAGCATTGTTGGTCTCTGGACCCCCCAGGGTCCCCCCATTCTGGGCACCTGCTTTTTCTCCTGGTCTCACGATATAGGGGTGAGCCACTTGCTGAAAGTGTTCCCGATAGATGTGCTTTCGTACCACATTGTACAAAGGGTCTCTGTAGGTGCACTTTTTACAGTAGTACACCGCTTGCTCCACAGTGTCTCCGGTCCTCCTCAGCAGACCATCCTTCATCATGACCCCACCCGTGCCTGCCACCATCCCACCAGGGGTCTGCCGCGCGGCGTTGTTGGGCATGTGGAAGAGTTTAATGTGCGTTTCCAGAGTCTTTTTATTCCCGTTGAACGTGCAGTAGGGACAGTTGAGCAGGATGTTGTTCTCAAAGTTCTCGCTGTGAACATTGCGAAAATGGCTCTTGTACGCCGAGAAGTACTTGGATGAAAAGAGGCAGCCAGAGCAGCAGAAAGGCTTTGATCTGTAGTCCTGGAGACACAAAAATTCAAAAGTctttattagttttttaaaacttgaacAGAAATAAAGTTCTTAAGGTTCTGGTGGCGAGTCGTTACAGACCTGGACTTTGGTATGCGATGGTTCCCACATGCACACATCTTCCCAGCTTGTGTGTTTGATATAGACCTCCGGAGGAGTAAAGTCTTTAAAGTCCTAAAAGGCAAAGAAAGTGATATAATAATTTCATACAGATCCACAGAAAAATAGCACATATGTGCAAACTTACAGTGTCTAAACACATAATAATCTAAAACATACTAAAGTACAAATCCAGCTCCAGTCACACCTGCAACTATTCAAACCATGACAATTTTggacatttgtttaaatgtaagtGGAAGCTTTGATTCCTTTAGGATTTCATCCAGGGACCTTCTGGGAGACACTTGTGTCATTACAAACAGTAGCAAACTTGCTggttaaataaatgttactTCTAGTCATTTGCCAGGAGTCTGAATCATTTCAGCCAGCACAGTCCCATTTTAGAATCCATTGCATATTACAGGATATTAGGAATTTTTATGAACGAGTTGCATCTTAAAGTTAACTGAAAAAGGTGTcagtataaaacaaaaaaacaacagtaatgTACAACaacttaaaaaggaaaaaacatcagttttttctttaaatatttacaccattctttgtcattttaaagtgtAGGACAGTGTCAAACATCTataattgtattattttaaaaatgactaaGGATTACAATCAAAACCCTTCAATGTTGCTCACTCATCTTTTATGGATTAAATTGGATTTTATCATACCTTTATTTTTGTGCACCACTTTCAGacaatttcatttttgaattagagctttatattaaaaaacaaaacaaaatagtaTTAAATATATTAAGGAAAGatgagtttctttttaaatggctGTTCAAGGTGTTACTCAAATTTGCAGAAACACAACCCCAAAAAGAGGACTGACGAAAAACACGATGCCATGTTAATACGCAAGACAAACTTGCACAACTCATAAAAAAGCATAACTGCATCCTTTACTAAATTTCGAACCATATAGGATCACAACCAACAGTCTAGAGGAAACTCTGGGACCTTCTACTATGTAGACAAAAGCACGGAAGTTTGTTATAGAACGTCCAAACTGAGCATGCTCACCTCCAAGTGATCCTTGCAGAACTCAAGGCCGATGTCTCCCAGgacctttttgacattttttcttgcttttcgtAGACTGCTGAGGTTATTGACAGGGAGCTGGAACATTCTGCCTGCATGGGGGAGAAACGTTCATTGAGACGTCAGAAACACACAAGGTCTCAAACATAAAACAGGCTTTTTATTTAACAACTCCtgagaaaaggtttttaaattaaCATGTGTCATTGAATGAGTTACTCCACTTGTAAAACCCTTTAATTAAAAGTGCAGcaaaagaacctttttttttaaaggaaatttgtTAAAATGTGTGAGATTGATAAACACAAgtgcagcaaaagaaaaaaataaataaaatcgcTGAAAGCTAAAGCAAGTGTTTAACAGGGCTATGGCAGCTCACAGGAAACAGGGAAAACATACAAAGTTAatttttaggttttcttttaaatgacacAGATTGTGTCAAAAATATCATATAAACTACTTATGAGATTTAGGTCAAAATTCACAGCTttgaaaggagaaagaaaaatctaaatcaaataaattcttGATGTTTTTACCTTTGCCTTCAGTCATGATCAAACCTTTTAGAGACACTTTTGCAAAGTCAGCTGTTTTGTATGGTTACAGTCAGGTGTCTGATCAACAAATGATACCGAACGGGTGCAGAAGATCCGCAAAACCTTGAAACCCAGTCATGAACCGAAACAGAAACCGCTGTGTAAAAGACTTTAAACTGAGAGAATAACAGCCAAACAGCTACCGAGGAGAGGCTGTGAAAGACATTTTCATGGCAAAAAAAGACACGAGGTAGTGTGTCCGCAAAAAAGCAAGGTCTCTCCCAGACAAAGGTTTCAAAGCAGACTGGGGCTCAAGATGTTCAAGCTCTTCTGAAGAAGTTAGTTTCCCAATACATTTGGAGCAACCAGCAAAGTTCCTTCAGAAACCGTGTGCAAGTGTGCCTGGTAGAAATGATGCTGCTCTGAAAGCAAACATTGCATCGATTAGATTTAGAACTTTCTGATGTTCCTTTATAGTATTTTGcagatgaaaataaatgattacAATTTTTTGAATCCAAACTtggtttaaagctttttttatgtaCATGGATGTGTATGTACACACATAGATATTTATAAACCCACACAAACATGCAGGTGCGCACAGACACAGCAGTCTTTGCATTAGGGTTTTAAATAATCTGCAGATCATTTGCATACAGCATAAAGTGTTCCTGTAAACCCACCTGCACAGCCACTGGCTGCACAACTGGCTGTGCAAGTGGGGTTTTTAACAGAGGT is from Oryzias latipes chromosome 7, ASM223467v1 and encodes:
- the LOC101160237 gene encoding activity-dependent neuroprotector homeobox protein translates to MFQLPVNNLSSLRKARKNVKKVLGDIGLEFCKDHLEDFKDFTPPEVYIKHTSWEDVCMWEPSHTKVQDYRSKPFCCSGCLFSSKYFSAYKSHFRNVHSENFENNILLNCPYCTFNGNKKTLETHIKLFHMPNNAARQTPGGMVAGTGGVMMKDGLLRRTGDTVEQAVYYCKKCTYRDPLYNVVRKHIYREHFQQVAHPYIVRPGEKAGAQNGGTLGGPETNNATSNQIHCKKCLFVPRTYEALVQHVIEDHERIGYQVTAMIGHTSVIIPRPKPIVMFPPKSQGDKTIIGMGPKGAVMASTRSPVSLQQGRSSIPSKMGFSSSSLLSGLKHDAMGLKARMSQPFCLGNQNTKVTLPGNAQVSVPQQSHAAKQLIPGGSLRSPLVAGASSSLKSNPLGSRVQAAATTVASVTAKKGGSSVLGTSYTQKWKICTICNELFPENVYSSHFEKEHKAEKVPAVANYIMKIHNFTSKCLYCNRYLPSDTLLNHMLIHGLSCPHCRATFNDVEKMVAHMRLSHPDEKVGPRTDSPLTFDLTLQQGNPKNVQLIVTTYNMKDAPEESVAFHAQNTISASSVLSASLMASKRLMPQQPPKALSGHADHSGVKSTPQTSVPYKRDVGKTLCPLCFSILKGPISDSLAHHLRERHQVIQTVHPVEKKLTYKCIHCLGVYTSNMTASTITLHLVHCRGVGKAQNGQDSRSVQSSHISQSQSSGVKRAAFDSSDASAPKRRRPGPPGERAHPRDCNGPSAFVEDPDEPIVLALDPKGLENQSYESRKAFLTEYFNKAPYPTQQEVEKLASNLWLWKSDVSSHFVSNRRKCVQECESQKANVLLGFSMYELSKVTHELAFVGEGVYECRQGKRRTSKSHMGVSEQALKRHKEAVAVNGVTRQDGKPTRSVQSTNAKPFGPSLDCASEDQNKTISSTLPQKTPLDLSEPIAIDSDSEEDQRGDKGLVQGVGLCGNQQPLMGTKTISDLDDMSDDDDDDDDEDDDEYDDDNEELHVENGFGTTPGSERQALKGRDPLPIIIPKFVPSSARSGRDGAQLGKQQV